GAGGAATATCTCTCGATCAAAGAGTCCCGCAAGCTCGACCTGTTCATTCAATACGGCCTGGCCGCCGGTTTCCAGGCAGTGCGTAACGCCGGCCTGGAAGTCACCGACGCCAACCGTGAGCGCATCGGCGTAGCCATGGGGTCTGGTATTGGCGGTTTGACCAATATCGAAGACACCAGCCGCACGCTGCATGAGACGGGCCCACGTCGAATTTCACCGTTTTTTGTACCGGGCTCGATCATCAATATGATTTCCGGTTTCCTGTCCATCCACCTGGGCGCACAGGGGCCTAACTACGCGATTGCCACGGCGTGCACCACGGGCACCCACTGCATCGGCATGGCGGCGCGCAACATCGCCTATGACGAGGCGGACGTGATGATTGCGGGCGGCGCGGAAATGGCTGCCTGCGGCCTCGGCATGGGCGGCTTCGGTGCTTCCCGTGCACTGTCGACGCGCAACGACGAACCGACCCGTGCCAGCCGTCCCTGGGACAAAGGCCGTGATGGCTTCGTATTGTCCGACGGTGCCGGGGCTCTGGTCCTGGAAGAGTTGGAGCATGCCAAGGCGCGTGGTGCCACCATCTACGCCGAGCTGATCGGCTTTGGCATGAGCGGCGACGCCTACCACATGACTTCGCCACCGTCCGACGGTGCCGGCGCTGCGCGGTGCATCACCAATGCGCTGCGTGATGCAAAGGTCAATGCGGACCAGGTGCACTACATCAATGCCCATGGCACCTCGACCCCCACCGGCGACCTGGCGGAAGCCGAGGCCATCAAGTCGGTATTCGGCGAGCACGCCTATAAGCTGGCGGTCAGCTCCACCAAGTCCATGACCGGGCACCTGTTGGGTGCGGCGGGCGCGGTCGAGGCGATCTTCAGTGTGATGGCCATCAAGGATCAGGTCGCTCCGCCGACCATTAACCTGGATGAGCCGGACGAAGGCTGCGACCTGAACTTCGTGCCTCACGAAGCGCAGCCGATGCCGATCGATGTCGCCATTTCCAACTCGTTTGGCTTTGGCGGCACCAACGGCTCTCTGGTGTTCCGCCGGTTCGCCGAGTGATGCACAGCTGGGTCGACGGTCAGCCAGCGGACGCCGTGCCCCTGAAAGACCGCGGCCTGGCATACGGCGATGGTCTGTTCGAGACCATTGCCGTCAAGGCCGGGCAGCCTGTGCTGCTCGACCGGCATCTGCAGCGCCTGCACGAGGGCTGCAGGCGCCTCGCCTTTGCGGTCGATCACGTGCTCGTACGCGGTGAGGTGCAGGCCTATGCCGCCGCCCTCGGCGACGGTGTTCTCAAGTTGATCCTTACTCGGGGCGACAGCCTGCGTGGTTATGGCATCAACCCCGGCGCCCCCGTGCGTCGAGTGATTCAGGGCAGCCCGCCCGCATCCTATCCGCAGGCCCATGGAACCGTCGGTATCCGTCTGTTTTCATGCGCCACTCGCCTCGCCGAGCAACCGCTGCTGGCCGGTCTCAAGCACCTCAACCGCCTGGAGCAGGTGATTGCCCGCGCCGAATGGCAGGACGCCGAGCACGCCGAAGGCTTGATGCGGGATACGTCCGGGCGTGTCATCGAAGGCGTGTTCAGCAATTTATTCATTGTAAGCAACGGCTTGTTACTAACCGCCGATCTGAAGCGTTGTGGGGTTGCCGGCGTCATGCGCGCCGAGATTCTGGCCCAGGCTCAAGTGCTGGGCGTCCCGGTGGCCGTGGCCGACATCAGCCTGGAGCAGTTGCGTCAGGCTGACGAAGTCTTCACCTGCAACAGCATTTATGGCATTTGGCCGGTGCGTGAGTGCGCTGCGATGAGCTGGTCGGTTGGCCCGCTCACC
The sequence above is drawn from the Pseudomonas quebecensis genome and encodes:
- the fabF gene encoding beta-ketoacyl-ACP synthase II, translating into MSRRRVVVTGMGMLSPLGTDVPSSWQGILAGRSGIGLIEHTDLSAYSTRFGGSVKGFNVEEYLSIKESRKLDLFIQYGLAAGFQAVRNAGLEVTDANRERIGVAMGSGIGGLTNIEDTSRTLHETGPRRISPFFVPGSIINMISGFLSIHLGAQGPNYAIATACTTGTHCIGMAARNIAYDEADVMIAGGAEMAACGLGMGGFGASRALSTRNDEPTRASRPWDKGRDGFVLSDGAGALVLEELEHAKARGATIYAELIGFGMSGDAYHMTSPPSDGAGAARCITNALRDAKVNADQVHYINAHGTSTPTGDLAEAEAIKSVFGEHAYKLAVSSTKSMTGHLLGAAGAVEAIFSVMAIKDQVAPPTINLDEPDEGCDLNFVPHEAQPMPIDVAISNSFGFGGTNGSLVFRRFAE
- the pabC gene encoding aminodeoxychorismate lyase, with the protein product MHSWVDGQPADAVPLKDRGLAYGDGLFETIAVKAGQPVLLDRHLQRLHEGCRRLAFAVDHVLVRGEVQAYAAALGDGVLKLILTRGDSLRGYGINPGAPVRRVIQGSPPASYPQAHGTVGIRLFSCATRLAEQPLLAGLKHLNRLEQVIARAEWQDAEHAEGLMRDTSGRVIEGVFSNLFIVSNGLLLTADLKRCGVAGVMRAEILAQAQVLGVPVAVADISLEQLRQADEVFTCNSIYGIWPVRECAAMSWSVGPLTRKLQGIVRALLDI